The Mixophyes fleayi isolate aMixFle1 chromosome 1, aMixFle1.hap1, whole genome shotgun sequence genome includes a region encoding these proteins:
- the LOC142143440 gene encoding alcohol dehydrogenase 1-like, whose product METAGKVIKCKAAVTWEANQPFSIEEIEVDPPKAHEIRIKIVATGICRSDEHGVTGELKEVQFPIILGHEGVGIVESVGEGVTEFKPGDKVIPLFATQCNQCPTCKDPRSNICFAEKAGRAVGMMSDGSTRFTCKGKKINQFTNTGTFTEYTVVNENNCAKIEDNTPLDSVCLIGCSFTTGYGSVVKTAEVKPGSSCAVFGLGGVGLAVIMACKLSGASRIIGIDVNKDKFEKAKEIGATECINPKDSDKHIAQLLLEQTGGGVDYVFECIGNTDTIVSAICSSHVAYGTTVLVGISGVSKTITFDPMLLITGRTVKGAIFGGMKSKDSVPKLVSDFNAKKFDLDKLVTHKLPFDQINEGFELMRTGKSIRTILTL is encoded by the exons ATGGAGACAGCAGGCAAG GTGATCAAATGCAAGGCAGCTGTGACATGGGAAGCAAATCAACCATTTTCTATTGAAGAAATTGAAGTGGATCCACCTAAAGCTCATGAGATACGCATCAAA ATTGTGGCTACAGGAATATGTCGTTCAGATGAACATGGAGTCACCGGAGAGCTCAAAGAAGTGCAATTTCCAATTATTCTTGGTCATGAAGGTGTAGGCATTGTGGAAAGTGTTGGAGAGGGTGTCACAGAGTTCAAACCAG GTGATAAGGTAATTCCACTATTTGCAACTCAGTGTAACCAGTGTCCCACTTGCAAAGACCCTAGAAGCAATATCTGTTTTGCAGAAAA aGCAGGCAGAGCTGTCGGCATGATGTCGGATGGATCCACAAGATTTACTTGCAAAGGGAAGAAAATTAATCAATTCACAAACACAGGCACATTCACTGAATACACGGTTGTTAATGAAAATAATTGTGCTAAAATCGAAGACAATACACCTCTGGATAGTGTCTGCCTTATAGGATGTAGCTTCACCACTGGATATGGATCTGTTGTAAAGACTGCAGAG GTAAAACCAGGATCCTCATGTGCTGTGTTTGGGTTAGGTGGTGTTGGCCTTGCAGTTATCATGGCCTGTAAGTTATCAGGTGCATCACGCATCATTGGAATAGATGTCAACAAAGATAAGTTTGAGAAAGCTAAAGAAATTGGAGCAACTGAGTGTATTAACCCCAAAGATTCTGATAAACATATCGCCCAGCTGCTGCTTGAACAAACTGGCGGTGGAGTAGACTATGTATTTGAATGCATTGGCAATACTGATACTATA GTTTCTGCCATATGTTCAAGTCATGTTGCATATGGAACTACAGTACTAGTTGGAATTTCAGGAGTATCAAAAACCATCACCTTTGATCCTATGTTGCTGATAACTGGACGCACAGTGAAAGGCGCAATCTTTGGAG GTATGAAGAGTAAAGACAGTGTCCCGAAGCTGGTTTCAGATTTCAATGCGAAAAAGTTTGACTTGGATAAACTGGTGACACATAAGTTGCCCTTTGATCAAATCAATGAAGGATTTGAGCTCATGCGCACTGGAAAAAG